Sequence from the Fragaria vesca subsp. vesca linkage group LG4, FraVesHawaii_1.0, whole genome shotgun sequence genome:
AAATTTAAGGGTCGGGATGTGACAACCACCCCCGACAGAAAATAGTATATGTTAAATTTGAGACTAGTTTTGTTTATTTTTGAATTATGTTTTAGAAATTTGAATAAACTTCAATCTTGAATAAAATTTAAGCATTTTTTTTTGTTTTAAGAAATTCGGATATATTTTTTTTTGTCTTCTATTGAGTTTAGTTGTGTTGTGCGTGCCCCACTTGAAATCAAATCATGGCTCCGCCACTAAGCGCATAGCGAGTTTTCGAACATACCTTGGTTATTTGTTGTAATTCAGTTTTTTTCTGCTCTTGTGTTTCGGTATATGTTTCCACTTCCTCCATACTGGCTAATATTTGTTTTCTTTTTGCTCTTCTATATTGGTGTTATTCGGTTCTTTTTGCTCTTCTATATTGGTGTTATTGAGTTAAGACAACCTCCAAAAATATTTTGTCTACTTGAAGATGAAGACTAGTATACAATCATTGGGAAGTAATTTGAGACATTTCGATTGAACTTGAAGAGGAAAACAAATATAAAACAAATATTAATTATGGGTCGCATTCGATGATCATTTCTACAGCAGCACCCATGAAATCAAGACCACCAATCCCCAGCAATTCCATAGCAAGCTCCATCTCATTCCACTCACCCAGCTTCTTACTGATTATCTTCCAGACGTGTACATCCACCTCCAACACCCAAGTTGGCATGCAAATTACCATCAAGCTTATGAACCCCAACACATAGGCACTCCAAGTGATCTCATCACAACGCAGCATCATCTGCCCTTTTAGTACAGCTACAAGAAATTCCATGTGTGTTCCAAGAATCTTTCGACGACGCTTGGATCCCCATGATGATGAGTCAATACCCCAAACGAAAGCTCCACACAAAGATGCAAAATATGAAACCGCATATCCTTTTAGCCATGCAGCTTGAGTTGATTCTCCTTCTTGCCTGGAGCTGTGTTCGGATACAAACCACGATGGTAAGAACTCTTCGAACAGTGACTGCACCAGACCTAAGCCTCCGGATGACCATACTAAAGATGCTGCAAGGGAAGCCACTAGCTTACCCTGTGTCAAGTTAGAAGCCATTTCAAACTGTTCCTGTATCCTTACATTCTTGGCTGTCTTCTTTCTTGTTATCTCTCTTACACATTCTATCAAGAGGGAAACAATCTCTTTGTTCAAGAAGAAAACGTCAGATAAATGTGGATAAACATGCATGTAAAGAATCCCGGGGGAAACAGGAGAAACATTGTCGTCCTGAGCATGAGATGCGATCCCATGGCCAAGAAGAGCTCCAATACCTCCATTGTGTGAGAGAGGATTGGAATGCAGCCCAAGTGTGGCAGTGAAGCATCTTCTAAGAAGCTGGGCAAAAGCCTGTTGGTTTTGGAGGAAGACAGTGCGAGATGAAGAAAAGACAAAGAATCCACTCCAACGCTTTGCTTTCTGGCTCCACAGTGAATACACAATTGGCGTGCAAGGCCACGGGCATCCTGCTGCGATGGAGGCCAATACCTGTGAAGGCAAATCGAGATACCTTCTTGAATCTCTATCAGTTTTATACGCTATAGTCAGGCACACTAAGGCAGCCAGGGGCAATGGCAGTGTAGCTTGACATGTTTCTGTGACGATACAAGTTTTGTTAGAATACGAGTGTATATATGTTCCTCAGTTGTTCATAGTATGCACATCGATGTATGAACTCATCTCCATTCTTATTCACTTGATTTACACAGGAAAAAATAAATAAAGAATGAGTACGTAGAGACCTGAAGAACTACTGCTTGAGACGTCAACAGCAGCAGCAGCTACAATTGTCTTGATCTGTTCCTCAATGTATGTCAAATTTGCATCAGGGCAGGGCCAATCTGTTCCATTCATTGAAGCTGGTTTCCAAGTACCCCTGGTTACTTCAGCTGTCAAGTAGCTCACAATGGTTCCCAAAGATGCAGGAAGAAAATCAACCAAGACTTTGAGCCCTAAAGAGATTAGAACAGATAGGTCTTAGTACTACTCTCTTACTAGAATTTGCTGGCACATCAATTCACAAAAAAACATTGATGTTTTAACATCCAGGTACGCTCATGATTTCTTTCAAGCAGCCAGGTTCATTTCATAGGGTTAGGGGAATCAGATGAGGACACTACACTTACCCATAGCCAGTTTCCGCGGAGAGAGTCTTCCATTGTCGCATGCTGTTAAAGCAGCATGAACAACATAGTGAACAGCCGCTAGAATCTCCCAAGCAGGCAGTTTACTTAAGTAAGATGATTCATCTGCTCCAAATGGACTACAGCTTCCTGTAGTATTAGAATCTAAAGACTGTCTTCCTCCTTCCTTCTCTTTGAACATAAAGTTGAAAAGCTCATCAACATGGTGAGGAACCGGGGTTCCATGGGCAACTCCAGAGAGGGTCGAAGATATGCATGCATTGTGCTGACTGTACCAGGCTTTCAAGTTTGGAAATGAATCAAGGTAGATGGGGTGTGCAGATGATAAGCTTGCAACTGATGCTAGCCTCCTTTTATTACAATCCTTGGAGACATTTCCAGATGATGTGAGGTGGGAGTTTCGTAGTAGTAGAAGGTATTCAAGAGTAAGATTGGATCCAACTGTTGGTATATCTGCTGGTCTAGCTCCAAAGCAACGATCAAATCTCCACAATTTTAAGAAAAGAGTAAATCCATTAGAAAACACAGTATGGGCAGAAGTTTCAGTTTCTGTTGTCTGACTTCCTGAGCTACCGGGTACACATGACCCAAAAATCTCACAGATTGCCATTAATGAGCATGCCAGTTGAGGAACCTGGCAAAGACAGTATACAATCAAATTAAATTCAAATTGAATTTCATTTTGATGCTATGCTTACTGTTCAGGCTGGTACTTGGCAATGGGAGAGTTGAGGAAAGAAATCAACAGCAGAGTAGATGAAAGTGACATGTACCATGCCAAGTAGCGAGAAAATCTTGATATTATCAATGGTAGAGATCTCTGAGAGAAGTGCATTTAGCAGTGAAGCATGACCTATTAGATCGCTGCCACTTTGAGAATGATTTGTAGAAGATGGAGAAGATAACAACCTAATAATAAAATGAGCAGTGTGTTCCTACATGAGATTCAGACCTCAACATAATTAGAATGGCTAGAAATATAAAATCTAAAGTTTCCAACTATCACCAAACGCAATAAGATTGATTACCTGTACAGATTCGGACCTCAACCTAATAACAGTGGCTAGAAAGATAGAATTCACAAGTTCCCAACTACACCAAACGCTATAAGATTAATTACCTGTACATTCCAACCTTGACTGAGGGAAGCTCCACAAAGGATGCTAGCGGCTGATATCTTTTCACAGTCTGATCCGTTGACAGCTATCTCGAATATCTTCTCAAGCTCTGTTAAGCTTTCACTCAAACAATGAGCTTACATTCAATAGCTTACATGGTGTGATCAAGTTAGAAAAGTACATAGAAGCTTTTAAGTGTTTTTGTTAAAAATTGAAACAGAAAAATATATTATTTAATTAATATAACTGATGATATTAAGTTATAGTTACAGTGTACCTTGATGCAGGAGTTGAAAGCAATGCCTTGGTCATTAGTGGTGTAAGCGGTGCCCCCTGCATTAATGATGACCAACTAGGCACTTGGGAAGGTACGTTAGAAGGTAATTCAGTGATGCATCCTTTAACATAGCCTGGCCAGAAATATGCTGAAGTGTCTAGTAGGTTTCTTGCTATACAAGCCTCAACAATCAGATGACGCAAGTTTCCTGCTGAAACATGGAGATGGAACAATGTTAGGAGAGAATCACATGGCATTACAATGCAGTGTCAATTTGAAGTTATTTAACAGAATGCCTAACTTAATCCTAGAACTATCTATACTTACAGTAGTCTACAGATATGTTGTCCATGCTGATATGATCCAAATATGCACTGTCAACACTAGTCCCTGAAATAAAGGACATTGCTTTTGCAGCAGCGTTATTGGCTTTGGAAATTGCAGAACGAGGGGGAGCCAGCAGTCCTATAAAGTTTCCCAACATTTGTAAGCTGGATGCTAAATCATGCCGAGACTTCCCTGTACCCTTTTGTTTCTCCTGTTTAATGGTAAACCTATCTACTTTTGCACTTTCATCTTCTTCAATAAGATTGGCAACCACAAGTGTAGTGATAGACAGCAACATGCTCATGCGCGAATCATGGTCAGGCATAGGGGAATCGATAGGGTTCCTTTCCTAAACAGATTATTATAAACAGAAAACAACAGGCAATCAGCTAGATTTGTTGAAATGATATTGTAACAGATCAACGAGGGAGCCATAATTCAATGAGTCAGAGTGATAAAATTTCTAACAGTAATTGAATTTAGCTCATTGCACTACAAACTCAACCAACCAAAAGCATGTAGTTCCTTGCTGACTATCAACTTGACAAAAAAAAAATGTTGAGGCAAACAATATCATGGTCAAACAATAAGACACTAACCCTTTGGACAAGACGAAGTGCTGCAATCCATAGGTTCAAAAAGGTGTCATGCCAAGTTGCACAATTAATCGCTTGAAGAATCTTGATCAAATCTGAGGAGAGTTCACAAACGTGTATCTGTATATATACGTCATCAATAAATGGTATATAAGGACTAATGTAATACAATATCTGCTTTACCAGTGAGAATATCAATTAGACTTGTCGCATTAATGACCCTTGTAAGAGACAAGGCATCTTCCAGTACCAGATCAAGTGGAAGCCATATGGTAGAGCGACTGGTTCCATGGCATAGTCCAACAGAAGAATCCCTCATCTCATGGCATTTTTGCACTCTACGTGAATGTAGTTTGTATTTAGTTGATTCTGTGCAAATATCAGAAGCCAGCTGCAGAAGTGCCTCAGGACAAGTAACTTCGGTGTTTTTCAATGCTGATGAATTTTCTGCAAGCAGCTGTAATTGCTCTATAAACGCCTCCCAGTGTGTAGACCTGACGCAATAACAGCAAATTCAATTCCAAGCAACCAGAATATCGAAGTTATCTCATACTCTCATAGTCTCATGTTCTTTCACTTCCACTATATGACACAATAGCCACACAATGCATAAAGTATGAATACTGATGTGTACATGTTTTGTTTTGCCAAGTTTAGAATCTTGGAAGTCAACTTGTTTTGCAAAAATTGTGTGATCAACTCAATAGCCATCATTGTATTCTGATTCTGCAATCTCTCATAGTGTTCATTTCCCATCTCGCAACCGTCTATCTCCATTTCTTGGGGTCTAATTACCCATCTAGACTTCTTTTCTGGATCATTATGTTCCAGCAACCCCTCATCATCTAATGATGCATCAATCAACTGCCACACAGTTGAGAAGATGAACCCAACCACAATAGTCCCAGCATCACTGGTTTGAAGACCAAAAATCTGAGACAAATCAAGTATAGCATCTATGGATTTCATAACCCTGTATAAACAAGATTGGTTAAACAATGGAATAGACATAACCCCAATTAGACACATGAAAAACCCAGAAACTCACATTTGATAATTAGGACAATGTATCTGAGATCTGAGTGAGAAAACATGTCTCTTTAGGAGCTCCATGTAAAGTCTATAAGCTGCAGGCTGGAATCGTCGACTCGGAACAACCCTGTAACACCAATCCATGCATGTTTACGCTCCAGCCTCCACGAAAATGCAACCATACTCATCCAACAAAATGCAGGAAAAAAAAAATGGAAATGGAAACACAGACCTGGATGAAAGCAGAGCAAGAACAAGCATAGACGGCACCATGTTGTATACCATGGCCTTTTCGAGAAACTTCCACAAATTGGGGACATTGTTTTCCCAACACATGTACGAGACCATCACATTAGCGAGCTCTATTGAGGGCAGGGACACCCCTGCCGAACTCAAAATCGACGAGACTTGCACTGACCAGAGCAAAGGATCACTACCCTTTTCTTGAGCCTCCTTGGTTTGCATTATGACATTGCCCCATAGGCTGCTTTGTTCGGAATCAGCCATCTCTCAGTCACGTTGGCCGGTATTCTGAGTGTTTTTTTTTCAGTGCTTGAGAGTGATATTGTGAAACTGAGCAATGTAAACTAAGACTGCGATTTTGCGTTCTGTGCAAGCATGTAGTTTGATGCTAAAACTTAGGGTATGATCGGTCAAACATGGACAAAGTCAAGATGGCCTAAGATTGCCACCTGTAAACTAACGGACGATTAAATTTTGGGAAAGAAATGAAATTTGGTTAGATTTATGTTTAGAATTTCACACTTTTGGTTCATGAGCTTATAACAATGGATGTGGTTTTCTAGTAGACATATCAACTCTGAACCTTTCACTACAAAAGTAAGTTAATTAACATCAGATTTAACATATACATCTGCCGCCTGAAAAACAAAGTAAAAATTGGGGTTGAGGGAAGGGAATTTACATCTCATTTTCGACTATGAGTTCGGCAGCTGCACCCATTGTACCAACTCCACCAATCTCTAACAAGGCTATAGCAAGTTCTTCCTCATTCCATTTCCTAAGACCATTACTCAGTCTCTTCAGTACTTCTACATCCACTTCTAGCATCCAGTTTGATGTGCAGCCTACCATTAGAGTTGCAAAACCAGACACATAGGCACGCCATGTTGCCGAATCACAACCAAGTGATATTTTCCCATCAAGGGCACTCGCAAGAAATTCCATATGTGTACCAAGGATTTTAGGCCGCCGTTTTGATGCTGCCGATGATGAATCAACTCCCCAAGCAAAGGCTCCACAAAGCACTGCAAAGTATGCAAGTGCATATCCCCCAAGCATGGCTACCATTCCTTCTGACCCTTGTTCTTGCTCAGACCAGTGCATAGATATAAACCAAGAAGGCAATGTTTCTTTGATCAACGACTGAACAAGACACAAGCCTCCTGTTAACCATACTAAAGACGCCCCAAGTGAAGCTGCCAGTTTCACCTGAGTCATTGCTGTAGCAAGTGAAACCTGTCCATATCTCATTCCATTTTTGGTCTTTGACTTGCCCAATCTCTCTTTAGGAAGCACATCACATGCTATCTCTCGCACAGAATGCATCAAGATAGTAACAATCTCTTCGGTCATGAAGACAATATCTGCTATGGACCTATACACACGCAGATAAAGAATTCCTGGTGCCACAGGTGAAATTTCACCACAGAAATGGGATCCGAATCCATGTCCAAGAAGTGCTCCCACACCACCATTGCTCGAGGTCGGAGTGGCATTCAGGCCAAGTGTGGCAGTAAAGCAGCTTTTAAGAAGCTGAACCACTGACTGCCTGTTCTGCAGGAAAACGGTCCGAGATGCAGAAAAGATAAGGAAGTCACTCCATCTCTTCGCCTTTTGAGTCCACAGAGATGCCACAATTGGCATACAAGGCCATGGACAACCGGCTGCAAGGCACTCCAAGGTGGGGCCAGCCAAACTGAGGAAACGTTCCGATGCTCTGTCTATCTTGTATGTAATGGTAACACTTACAAAGGCAGCTAGAGGTAGTGGGAGTGTAGCTGGAGAGCTTCTTTCTGTAGAAGTCAAGTCTCAGTAATATATATATATATATATATATATATATGAGGGAATGTAGCTCTTATTGTGGTTATAATTAATAATGAAATTGGTTAAAGAATAATATAACTAAAATGATAATACCTGCAGCAAGGCTAGGGATATCAACACCAGTAGCAGCTAGGATTTTCTTGATCTGTTCCTCAACATAGGATAGATTCACAGCCGGACTGGGCCAATCAGTTCCATTCATAAAAACTGGTTTCCAAATTCCTCGAGTTACTTCAGCAGAAAAGTAACTCACAATGGGTGCCAAAGAGGCAGGAAGAAAATCAGCTAAATCTTTAAGCCCTGAAATAGTGAAAACTCTTATTAATAATAGAGGTATAAGTTTTTAATCAAAAAAAATAGAGGTCTAAGTTCATATTGATAAGTACTTTCTCTTGAAACTGAGCTCCACAACTAGTAATATAATTTCAGTTCTCATATATTTACAGATAAAATGAACACGACTTTAGTAATCTTAAATAACCAGTTGGATGAAATTCATTAGCGAGATTGTGGCCAAATGGCCAAGATTAACTTGATCATTCTTTCACAGATTCCCCTGGATGTGGCTGTATATAAATAAAAATTCAACAAGTGCAAGCAAATGAGAGGAGAACAGAAGGCTAACCCGTAGCCAGCTCACGAGGAGAAAGTCTTCCATGAGCACAGGCTGTTAAAGCAGCATCAACCACAAAGGGAACAGCTTCTAGGATATCCCAAGCAGGCAATTTAGGTCTTAGAGAATTGTCTTCGTTTCCAGGTCCAGAAGAACTACTACTTGGAGAATTCACAGAAGTTCCAGACTGATTTCCTCTATTGATCTTTGTGAACATCATGTTAAGAAGATCATCAACAATCTGATGGACAGGGGTCCCAGGCACAAGACCAGAGAGGGTTGAAGCTATACACGCTTGATGCTGCCGATACCAAACCTTAAGTTTTGGAAAAGAGTCTACAAATACAGGTTCTGGATATGATGAGCTTGCAACAGCAGACAACCTCCTTTTATTACGATCCTGGTGAGAAGTTACAGATGATACCAGGTAAGAGTTTCTTACTGACAAGAGGTATTCAGGTGTCAGTCGGGATGCAACTGTGGGTACATCTCCTACCCCATGCTCAAGAGGGGGATGATTAAACCTCCAGAGCTTCAGAAGGAGAGTAAATGCATTTGAAAACACAGCATGGGCAGAGATTTCTTCTCCTGTTGTTAGAGTCCAGGAGACATTGGGAATAAAAGAACCAAACACCTCACAAATTGGCATCAATGAACATGCAAGTTGTGGAACCTGAAAAGAAATTAAAGAAAGTAAATTACATTAGTTTAAATATGAAATGAAGGTCACCACAAAAATCAAACCTTCCCAAACCAGAAAAAAAAAAAAGCAAAAAAAAAANNNNNNNNNNNNNNNNNNNNNNNNNNNNNNNNNNNNNNNNNNNNNNNNNNNNNNNNNNNNNNNNNNNNNNNNNNNNNNNNNNNNNNNNNNNNNNNNNNNNNNNNNNNNNNNNNNNNNNNNNNNNNNNNNNNNNNNNNNNNNNNNNNNNNNNNNNNNNNNNNNNNNNNNNNNNNNNNNNNNNNNNNNNNNNNNNNNNNNNNNNNNNNNNNNNNNNNNNNNNNNNNNNNNNNNNNNNNNNNNNNNNNNNNNNNNNNNNNNNNNNNNNNNNNNNNNNNNNNNNNNNNNNNNNNNNNNNNNNNNNNNNNNNNNNNNNNNNNNNNNNNNNNNNNNNNNNNNNNNNNNNNNNNNNNNNNNNNNNNNNNGAGAGATAATTAACTAGTTCACAAAGGCTTCTGATTTCTATGATTGGCGTGGGGGGAGGGGGGAGGAGAAGCTATGGTTGGTGTGGGTGGAGGAGAAGCTATGGTTGGCATGGGAGGAGCACCAAGAAGAAGTTTTGATAGGCTAACTAACCTTAATATCATTTCAAGGGTATCCATTTCAGTTGTGGTAATAAAACTACAATCTTTCTTCAATCCTGTGAGACTAAGGCAGGCCGGCCGGCAGCTGTAGTTTAAGGTTTTTGATTGAATAGGGTGGTTTGTACTTCACCCACCCTACTTTTGATACAGCTTTCTGGTTTATCCTGTTGTTTTTCAGCTGTGCATGTGGTGTCCATTTTTATTGTACCATTCGTTGTGATCAACAAAAATTGTTTAGTTTCCAAAAATGGAAAATACGAACGAAAGTTAGCCCGAGTCATACACAAACCCAATTCAATCCAATAGAGATCAATAATCAAAATGACACTGTTCAAGTGATTAGACTACTCTATATAGGGATCTTTCACTATCTATTTGACCTCTATCCAACCACACTGCTTCAAATTTCCTGATCATGGCAGCTAAGAAGCATACCAGAAGTGACAAGACAAAGTCTACGATTAAATTACTAAGCCTGTTAAACGTGTTCCTTGCTACCAGAGTGCATAGATAAAATGTACAAAATCATGTGTTATACTACACTTTAAATTCTCTTAGCTTTCCCCTTTCCTTAATGCAATTACTGATTAAAATTCACAGGGAATTCCAATCAAACTAATATTTGAGATAGACATTCTACTAGAACTCTATGGTTAAAGTGAATTAACTACATTAATGGGTGTTCAATCACTAACTGAAGAAGTAACAACCAAATCCTTCACTTTTGTTCAAGGGAAAGTTGAACATACCAAGCCATGTAAAGAGAAAATCTGAACGCAGTCAACAGATGCTATTCCAACAATGAGGACATTCAGCATTGGAGCATAACCTATCAAATGACTATCACTCCCAGAATAATCGGCATGAACTGGAGGAGACAATAATTGAATGATAAAATGAGCAGTATGCTCCTGCATGAAATGTGAACCATGAATTAATAGAGTGATTGATTCAGAAAAGCATGGCAAGATGAATTGTGATCAAAACAACATGAGATGCCACAAAGCTACTGCTTTGTATTTATTGTAGAAAAGGAATACGAGTTGTTAATCAATTTCTTCACCTGTATATTCCAACCCCTAAGTAGTGAGGTCCCACATAAAATGGTGGCAGCAGATATCTTCTCGTCATCTGATCCATTGATTGCAATCTCAAATACTTTCTCGATTTCTGCTAAGCTTCCATCAAATCCATGAGCTTAAATTCAGTAGCTTTACCTTTGGGTAAATTTACAAAAAAGAGCATCTGATATACCTGGCTTCAGGAAAGAAAAAGGGGTAACTGAAGACCAGGCCAAAGACAAAGAAATTAAAAAGGTAATCTAAAGGTATATATGCATGCAAAGCTATTCTTTAACCTTTGTTACACCAGAACTACCATAGATTATGATTCATAGCATTAGTGGAAAAGATATAACCATTTGTAGGCCACTGGTTAATTTCTTTAAGTTTTCTCCATCATACAGCATTTTCAAACCGATCTTGTTTACATACCGTAAGGGATTATGTATTAACCACAATTGGCTAAAAAGTCGAGAAATTACCAATTGATTGGCCCTTCCTTAAAGTGGTAATATAATACATAACTCCCTATGCATTTATATTTGACAGAGGTAATATAGGAACTCTAGCTTAAAGCCAGAGAAGCACCGCAGACCATAACCTTTTCAGAAATGACTCACTACAATAGAACTCTAGAATTTGTGGAAATGACTGGCTAAACTTAATATGATATAAAATTTAAAATTGATAACAAATTATATGTGTTAAGAGCTCATATACCTTGAAGCAGGACTTGAAACCAAAGCATTAACCAAGACTGGAGTAAGAGTAGCCCCCAGCATAAATGTTGACCAACCAGGCACTTGAGTTGGCACACCATGAGGTAACTGGTTTATACGTCCATTGACATAACCTGGCCAGGAATACGCAGATGTGTCCAGTAGATTTCTAGCAATGCAGGCCTCAACTATCAAATGGCGCATGTTTCCGGCTGTAACAAGCACATAGAGCTAAGATAATAACTCCAAACAGATATGCAGACAGCACTTAATACGATACAACATCAAACTTGAAGTTGAGTATAATCGAGAGCTAGATATTTGACTCACAAAAGTTTATGGGCAGATCCTTCATACCAATGCACTCAAAGTATGCACTCCCCATACTGACACCTGAAAGAATCAGCATCGCTTTTGCAGCAGCCTTATTGGCAGCAGAAACAACAGATTGAGGAGGAGTCAGCAAACCCTGATAGTCACCCAACACCTGTAAGCTGGAGACTAAATCATGGCGGCGGTTTCCTGGAAGCTCTTTTTCTTTCCAGCCATTGATGGAAGTACATTCTACTTCATTGGTTGGTAAAGTTCCCTCCTCCTCAAGCAGATTAGCCACCACAAGTGTTGTGATACACAATAGCATGCATAAGCGAGAGTCTAGGCGAGGCACAGGGCCCTCTATTGGGTCCCTTTCCTAGAAAACATAAGAATCATGAATAAGAGTTTTGCTCCCAAAATTGACCATCAAAGAAGAAAGTTGTTAAATCCATTCAAAGCAAATACATACCCTTTGTACAAGGCGAAGAGCTGCTATCCAAAGGCCTAAAAAGGTGTCATGCCAGCCTGTGCCATTTATCGCTTGAAGGGTATTAATCAGACCTACAAATGAAACCTTTTAGTCTCACAGACATTGATTTTTTCTTTTTCTTTTTAATCTAATTGTAACTTGAAATACTATCTGGAGCAGAAAGGATAAAAAACTGTGTTTACCAGTAATGTTTTCAACAGCACTTGTAGCATCAACTTGATAACCATCCATTGCATCTTCTAATACAAGATCAAGAGGAAGCCACAGAGCAGAACGACTAGCCCCATTGCACAGACCAGCAGAAGAAACCAGAGATCCAGAAGCCATAACTGCATGAAATTTTTGCAAAGAACTTGTTTTGTATTCACGAGACAATACGAAGTGACTGCTTGAACTCAACAGCATAAGAGCCTCTGGAGTAAGAGTTTTTGAACTTCTTATTGCTAAAGAATTTGATGCAAGCAATTGTAACCGCTGAGTAAAATTTGTCCAAAGTGCAGGCCTGGAAAAGTGAGACATGTTATCCATATCTTGCACAGTGACATTGAAGTATCAACGCTAAAAAGAACAAAATCTGTGGAGAACGCAATTAAATTAGTTCCGTACATGTCAGCATTGTTTTAGATACTTAAAATAATTAGAATAGTATGAAAAAGAGCATCAATGCTTGAAAAACCAATCAAACTAATCTATACATCA
This genomic interval carries:
- the LOC101311566 gene encoding mediator of RNA polymerase II transcription subunit 33A-like, with amino-acid sequence MEVSSIWDSVVELTKVAQQKGSDPLVWVLQLSSNLSSRGVSLPSVDLANVLVSHICWENNVPIMWKFLEKALMLKIVPPMIVLALLSQRVIPSRCSQPVAYRLYMELLKRHIFTLKSQINGPNYQMIMKSIDSILHLSGIFGLPLSEPGVLVVEFLFAIVWQLVDASLDDEGLLNQTLEKKSRWEIEHQEMEIDCHGSYYKKRREYNEIMQEANTVMAIEIIGQFLQNKVTSRILYLARRHLPALWTNFTQRLQLLASNSLAIRSSKTLTPEALMLLSSSSHFVLSREYKTSSLQKFHAVMASGSLVSSAGLCNGASRSALWLPLDLVLEDAMDGYQVDATSAVENITGLINTLQAINGTGWHDTFLGLWIAALRLVQRERDPIEGPVPRLDSRLCMLLCITTLVVANLLEEEGTLPTNEVECTSINGWKEKELPGNRRHDLVSSLQVLGDYQGLLTPPQSVVSAANKAAAKAMLILSGVSMGSAYFECIGMKDLPINFSGNMRHLIVEACIARNLLDTSAYSWPGYVNGRINQLPHGVPTQVPGWSTFMLGATLTPVLVNALVSSPASSLAEIEKVFEIAINGSDDEKISAATILCGTSLLRGWNIQEHTAHFIIQLLSPPVHADYSGSDSHLIGYAPMLNVLIVGIASVDCVQIFSLHGLVPQLACSLMPICEVFGSFIPNVSWTLTTGEEISAHAVFSNAFTLLLKLWRFNHPPLEHGVGDVPTVASRLTPEYLLSVRNSYLVSSVTSHQDRNKRRLSAVASSSYPEPVFVDSFPKLKVWYRQHQACIASTLSGLVPGTPVHQIVDDLLNMMFTKINRGNQSGTSVNSPSSSSSGPGNEDNSLRPKLPAWDILEAVPFVVDAALTACAHGRLSPRELATGLKDLADFLPASLAPIVSYFSAEVTRGIWKPVFMNGTDWPSPAVNLSYVEEQIKKILAATGVDIPSLAAERSSPATLPLPLAAFVSVTITYKIDRASERFLSLAGPTLECLAAGCPWPCMPIVASLWTQKAKRWSDFLIFSASRTVFLQNRQSVVQLLKSCFTATLGLNATPTSSNGGVGALLGHGFGSHFCGEISPVAPGILYLRVYRSIADIVFMTEEIVTILMHSVREIACDVLPKERLGKSKTKNGMRYGQVSLATAMTQVKLAASLGASLVWLTGGLCLVQSLIKETLPSWFISMHWSEQEQGSEGMVAMLGGYALAYFAVLCGAFAWGVDSSSAASKRRPKILGTHMEFLASALDGKISLGCDSATWRAYVSGFATLMVGCTSNWMLEVDVEVLKRLSNGLRKWNEEELAIALLEIGGVGTMGAAAELIVENEM
- the LOC101311274 gene encoding mediator of RNA polymerase II transcription subunit 33A-like, with translation MADSEQSSLWGNVIMQTKEAQEKGSDPLLWSVQVSSILSSAGVSLPSIELANVMVSYMCWENNVPNLWKFLEKAMVYNMVPSMLVLALLSSRVVPSRRFQPAAYRLYMELLKRHVFSLRSQIHCPNYQMVMKSIDAILDLSQIFGLQTSDAGTIVVGFIFSTVWQLIDASLDDEGLLEHNDPEKKSRWVIRPQEMEIDGCEMGNEHYERLQNQNTMMAIELITQFLQNKLTSKILNLAKQNMSTHWEAFIEQLQLLAENSSALKNTEVTCPEALLQLASDICTESTKYKLHSRRVQKCHEMRDSSVGLCHGTSRSTIWLPLDLVLEDALSLTRVINATSLIDILTDLIKILQAINCATWHDTFLNLWIAALRLVQRVSVLLFDHDIERNPIDSPMPDHDSRMSMLLSITTLVVANLIEEDESAKVDRFTIKQEKQKGTGKSRHDLASSLQMLGNFIGLLAPPRSAISKANNAAAKAMSFISGTSVDSAYLDHISMDNISVDYSGNLRHLIVEACIARNLLDTSAYFWPGYVKGCITELPSNVPSQVPSWSSLMQGAPLTPLMTKALLSTPASSLTELEKIFEIAVNGSDCEKISAASILCGASLSQGWNVQVPQLACSLMAICEIFGSCVPGSSGSQTTETETSAHTVFSNGFTLFLKLWRFDRCFGARPADIPTVGSNLTLEYLLLLRNSHLTSSGNVSKDCNKRRLASVASLSSAHPIYLDSFPNLKAWYSQHNACISSTLSGVAHGTPVPHHVDELFNFMFKEKEGGRQSLDSNTTGSCSPFGADESSYLSKLPAWEILAAVHYVVHAALTACDNGRLSPRKLAMGLKVLVDFLPASLGTIVSYLTAEVTRGTWKPASMNGTDWPCPDANLTYIEEQIKTIVAAAAVDVSSSSSSETCQATLPLPLAALVCLTIAYKTDRDSRRYLDLPSQVLASIAAGCPWPCTPIVYSLWSQKAKRWSGFFVFSSSRTVFLQNQQAFAQLLRRCFTATLGLHSNPLSHNGGIGALLGHGIASHAQDDNVSPVSPGILYMHVYPHLSDVFFLNKEIVSLLIECVREITRKKTAKNVRIQEQFEMASNLTQGKLVASLAASLVWSSGGLGLVQSLFEEFLPSWFVSEHSSRQEGESTQAAWLKGYAVSYFASLCGAFVWGIDSSSWGSKRRRKILGTHMEFLVAVLKGQMMLRCDEITWSAYVLGFISLMVICMPTWVLEVDVHVWKIISKKLGEWNEMELAMELLGIGGLDFMGAAVEMIIECDP